CATGTCGTAGCCGTCGCTGGTGGCGCCGTAGCCGACGATCTCGGCGTAGATCTTGGCGCCGCGCTTGAGCGCGTGTTCCAGTTCCTCGACCACCACCATGCCGCCACCGCCGGCGATGACGAAGCCGTCACGCTTGGCGTCATAGGCGCGCGAGGCCTTCTCCGGGGTCTTGTTGTACTGGGTGGAGAGGGCGCCCATGGCGTCGAACAGGCAGCTCTGGCTCCAGTGTTCCTCTTCGCCGCCGCCGGCGAACACCATGTCCTGTTTGCCCATCTGGATCTGCTCCATGGCGTGGCCGATGCAGTGGGCGCTGGTGGCGCAGGCGGAGGAGATGGAGTAGTTCACGCCCTTGATCTGGAACGGCGTGGCCAGGCAGGCCGACACGGTGCTGCCCATGGTGCGCGGCACGCGGTATGGGCCGATGCGCTTGACGCCCTTCTCGCGCAGGATGTCGATGGCTTCCATCTGGTTCAGGGTGGAGGCACCACCGGAGCCGGCAATCAGGCCGACGCGCGGGTGGGAGATTTCCTCCAGGCTGAGGCCGGCATCCTTGATCGCCTGCTCCATGGACAGGTAGGCGTAGGCCGCGGCATCGCCCATGAAACGCAGGACCTTGCGGTCGATCAGCTCTTCCAGGTTGAGGTCGACGGAGCCGGACACCTGGCTGCGCAGGCCCATTTCGGCATATTCCGGGTTGAAGCGGATGCCTGCCTTGCCGGCGCGCAGGTTGGCGGAGACGGTGTCTTTGTCATTGCCCAGGCAGGAAACGATGCCCAGACCGGTGATCACGACGCGGCGCATGCGGAAATGTCCTTCAGAAACTGTCGGTAGAGGTGAACAGGCCGACGCGGAGGCCTTCGGCGCTGTAGATCTCGCGGCCATCGACGGCCACGCTGCCGTCGGCGATGCCGAGGATCAGCGAGCGATTGATGGTGCGCTTGATGTGGATGTTGTAGGTGATCTTCTTGGCGGTCGGCAGGACCTGGCCGAAGAACTTCACCTCGCCCGAGCCGAGGGCGCGGCCGCGGCCGGGGTTGCCCTGCCAGCCGAGGTAGAAGCCAACCAGCTGCCACATGGCGTCGAGGCCCAGGCAGCCGGGCATCACCGGGTCGCCCTCGAAGTGGCAGGCGAAGAACCACAGGTCGGGATTGATATCGAGTTCGGCGACGATCTCGCCTTTGCCGTATTTGCCGCCGGTCTCGCTGATGTGCACGATGCGGTCGATCATCAGCATATTGGGGGCGGGCAACTGCGCATTACCTGGGCCAAACAGTTCGCCGCGGCTGCAGGCGAGCAATTCTTCCCGGGTATAGGCGTTTTGCTGGGTCATGCGAACTCCTCAATGGTCCCCTCGGCGGGGCTAAGCTGCGCCGCGGGTTTTCTTGTGTAGCGGCAGACTAGTCATAGACTGTTGCGCCTAGGTGAAAGTCACAGCGCAGTGTGAACAGTTGTAAACAGCCTGTTCTTGTCGCAGATCATCACTCGCCCGACTCTAGCATTCCTGCGCCGGCGGTGGTGCGCTTGCCCAGCCAGCGCAGCAAGATGCGCTCCAGATCGGCGCGCTTGAAGGGTTTGGCCAGGTAGTCGTTCATCCCGGCCTGCAGGCAGGCCTCGCGGTCACCCTGCAGGGCGTTGGCGGTAAGGGCGATGATCGGCGTGCCGCCGTGCGGGTGCAGGCGGCGGATCTGCCGCGTGGCCTCGTAGCCGTCCATCACCGGCAGGCGGCAGTCCATCAGCACGGCGGCGAAGCGCTGTGCGTCGAAGCTGCCGACCGCCTGGGCACCATCGCCGACCAGGGTCACCCGGTAGCCGAGGCTGCGCAGCATGGCCTCGATCACCGTCTGGTTGACCGGGTTGTCCTCCACCAGCAGCACTTCCTGGCCGTCGCCGGACTGGCTGTCGTCCTCGGGCGAGGGCATGGCAATACTGTGGCGCGGGCTGAAGGGCAGGGGGATTTCCAGGGTGAAGACCGAACCCACGCCTTCCTGGCTGCTGGCGTGCAGGGTGCCGCCCATGCGCTCGGCCAGGGTGCGGGCGATCGACAGGCCGAGGCCGGTGCCGCCGTAGCGCCGCGAGATCGAGGTATCGGCCTGCTGGAAGGCGTCGAACATGTGCTCCAGGCGCTGCGGGGCGATGCCGATGCCGCTGTCGTGCACGGCGCAGGTGAACCACAGTACCTCGTTGTCCAGCGGCTGCCAGCGCGTTTCGATGCGGATGCCGCCTTCCTCGGTGAACTTCAGCGCGTTGCCCAGCAGGTTGACCAGGATCTGGCGGATGCGCGTCGGGTCGCCCTGCACCTCGAAGTCCTCCAGACCGGCCTGGTTCTCCAGGCGCAGGTAGAGGCCGCGCTGCTGCGCGCTGTGCTGGAACACCTGGATCGAGCCCTGCAGCAGCTCCAGCAGGTTGAAGGGGATGCGCTCCAGTTCCAGGGCGCCGCGCTCGATGCGCGAGAAGTCGAGGATGTCGTTGATCACCTTGAGCAGGTGTTCGGTGGACTCGGTGGCCAGGGCCGCGTATTCGGCCTGCTCGCCGGTCATCTCGGTGGTTTCCAGCAGCTGCAGCATGCCCAGCACGCCGTTCATCGGGGTGCGCAGCTCGTGGCTCATCATGGCCAGGAAGTCCGACTTGGCGCGGCTGGCCTGTTCGGCCTGCTCGCGGGTCTGGATCAGCTGCTGCATGGCGCTGTGCTGCTCGCGGCTGGCCTGGGCGAGCTCGGCCGCCAGGTTGTTGATGTGCCGCGCCAGATCGCCCAGTTCGCTGGTGTCGGTTTCCGGCAGGCTGGTGTGGTAGTCGCCAGCCTTGATTGCCTGCAGCGCCCGTCCCATCTCGATGATCGGGCCGGCCAGGCGCCGCGCCAGCTGGCGTGCCAGCAGGAAGGTCAGCAGCAGGGCGAACAGGGCCAGCACCGTGGCCTTGAACAGGATGGTCTGCTGGCGGCTGGTGAAGGCCTCGTCGGACATGCCGACCACCACCCGACCCAGGTACTGCTCATCGGTGCCGTTCGCCGCTGCCTGCTCGATGGGGGCGTGGAACACTTCCACGCGTGCCGTGCTGTCCTCGCCATGCCGCTCGACGTAGACCAGGATGTTCTCGGCCTTGTCGCGCACTTCCAGGAAGCGTACGTGCGGGGTCTTCAGGGTGGCGCGCAGCAGGGTCTCCAGGGCCTGCGGGTTGCCGGCGGCGATCCCGTGCTCGGCGGCCGGCGCCAGCTGGTCGGCCACCCGCTGGCCGGTCTGGTCGATTTCCGCGCGCAGGTCCTGCAGCCGCGAGTGGGTGAACAGGCCGGTCAACAGCAGGGTCAGCAGCAGGGCCGGGCCGACGCTGATCAGTTGGGTGCGGGTGTGGATGTCCCACTTGCGGCCGAAGGTCATGGCTGCATTCTCCCGCCGGGGAGGATGGGCATGCCGGAGCGGGTGCCCGCGGGAGCGACCGGGGGCAAGCCGGGGAGGGGAAGGAAACTGTGCACGGAACGGCCTTGTTCTCTGCCTGACTGCGGCATGTTAACCGAGAAGGCAGGCTTTGCCAGCGCATGCGCTGCGATGGCAGTCACGCACGGTACTGGCCGGTCGGGCGATGCTTCGTGATAATGCCGCCATTCGCCATCCCGATGGCCCGTTGTGGAATTCCTATGACCGAGCAACAACCCGTTGCAGTACTGGGTGGCGGCAGCTTCGGCACCGCCATCGCCAATCTCCTGGCCGCCAACGGCCAGCGCGTCCTGCAGTGGATGCGCGACCCCGAGCAGGCCGAGGCCATGCGCACCCAGCGCGAGAACCCGCGCTACCTCAAGGGCATCAAGCTGCTGCCCGGGGTCGAGCCGGTAACCGACCTGCCGACCACCCTGGCTGCCTGCGAGCTGGTTTTCGTCGCCATTCCTTCCTCGGCGCTGCGCAAGGCGCTGCAACCGGTGGCCGGGCTGCTGGCCGGCAAGCTGCTGGTCAGCACCACCAAGGGCATCGAGGCCGAGGGCTTCAAGCTGATGAGCCAGATCCTCGCCGAAGTGGCGCCGCAGGCGCGCATCGGCGTGCTGTCCGGGCCCAACCTGGCGCGCGAGATCGCTGAGCATGCGCTGACCGCCACCGTCATCGCCAGCGAGGACGAGGAGCTCTGTCAGCGCGTGCAGTCGGCCCTGCACGGCCGCACCTTCCGCGTCTACGCCAGCCGCGACAGCTTCGGCGTGGAACTGGGCGGCGCGCTGAAGAACGTCTACGCCATCATCGCCGGCATGGCGGTGGCCCTGGGCATGGGCGAGAACACTAAGAGCATGCTGATCACCCGTGCCCTGGCCGAGATGACCCGCTTCGCCGTCAAGCTCGGCGCCAATCCCATGACCTTCCTCGGCCTGGCCGGCGTGGGCGACCTGATCGTCACCTGCTCCTCGCCCAAGAGCCGCAACTTCCAGGTCGGCCATGCCCTCGGCGAGGGCCTGAGTCTGGAGGATGCGGTGGCGCGCCTGGGCGAGGTGGCCGAGGGCGTCAACACCCTCAAGGTGCTCAAGCACAAGGCCGAGGAGTTGCAGGTCTACATGCCCCTGGTCGCCGGCTTGCATGCCATCCTGTTCGAGGGGCGTACCCTGGAACAGGTGATCCAGGCGCTGATGCGCGGCGAGCCGAAGACCGACGTGGACTTCATTTCCCCCAGCGGATTCTGAGAAGGAGAGCGACATGAGCGACGAAAGCAAGGAACTGGAGCGCGAGTCCATCGGCCTGCGCATTGTCTGGATGGTGATCTTCGCCATCGTCTGGCAGCTGGCGGAAATCGTGCTCGCCGGCGTGGTCTTGCTGCAGCTGGGCTACCGCCTGTTCTACGGTGCGCCCAACGCTGGCCTGCAAGGCTTCGGCGATAGCCTCAGCCAGTACCTGCAGCAGATCGGCCGCTTCGGCACCTTCAACAGCGAGGAGAAGCCCTGGCCCTTCGCCGACTGGCCGACCCCGCGCGCACCGCAGGACAACGAACCGCACAGCATCCCGCCGGCGCCGCACCCGGTGCGCGACGAAGAGCCCAAGCTGTGAAACTCTGGCTGCTGCGCCATGGCGAGGCCGAGCCGCGTGCGCGTAGCGACGCGGAGCGGGCGCTGACCGAGCGTGGCCGCAAGGAAGTGCGCAAGAGCGCCGAACGCCTGCGTGGCCAGGCGCTCGCGCATATCCTGGTCAGCCCCTACCGGCGCGCCCAGCAGAGCGCCGAGCTGGTGCGCGAGGCGCTTGGCCTGAGTCTGCCGCTGACCACGGTGGACTGGGCCACCCCCGACGACTCGCCGCGCAACGCCGTGCTGCAGCTCGACCAGTACGCGGGCGACTGCCTGCTGGTCAGCCACAACCCGCTGCTCGGCAGCCTCGGCGGTCTGCTGGTGCATGGCTATCTGCAGGAACCCCTGGCATTGCACACCGCCAGCCTGGTCGAGCTGGAAGGCGAGTCGAGCGTGCCCGGCCTGATGACGCTCAAGAGCCTGTATCACCCCCACTAGTCGGCCAGGGCGGCCTGCCGGCGCTTCTGTAACATTTCTCTACTTGCGATGCCTCCTGACGCATGGAATATTCGACCAAGCAAGTGCTTGGTTGCTCCCTGTGACAAAAACAATAAACAAGGAGGCCCCGTGGCCAGTGCAGTCCGTTTGCCGCTCGAAGTGTTTTTCGAGCGCGAGTCGCGTCACCCGAACAAGACCTACCTGATCCAGCCCCTCGGCGCCGGACAGGTGGAGCAGCTGACCTGGGCCGAAGTGGGCGAGCAGGCCCGGCGTGCGGCGAGTTGGCTGCGCAGTCTGGAGCTGGAGCAGGGCAGCAAGATCGCCATCATTTCCAAGAACTGTGCGCACTGGATAGTCGCCGACCTGGCCATCTGGATGGCCGGGCACGTGTCGGTGCCGCTCTATCCCAACCTCACCGCCGAGTCGGTGCGCCAGGTGCTGGAGCATGCCGAGGCCAGGGTGGCCTTCATCGGCAAGCTCGACGACTGGCCGGCCATGGCTCCCGGCGTGCCGGAGCAGGTCACCACCGTGGCCCTGCCGTTGCACCCGCACGGTCGCTACGACCGCACCTGGCAGGACCTGCAGGTCTGTGCGCCGATTCAGGACACCCCCAGGCCGCGCGCCGAGCAGCTCGCCACCATCATCTACACCTCCGGTACTACCGGCATGCCCAAGGGCGTGATGCACAACTTCGGCAACTTCGGCTTCACCGCCAGCCACGCCACCGAGCTGTTCGGCGTGCGCGAGGACGACCGGGTGCTGTCCTACCTGCCGCTGTGCCACGTGGCCGAGCGCATGTTCGTCGAGCTCAATTCGCTGTACAGCGGGCTGACCGTGTACTTCGCCGAGAGCCTGGATACCTTCCTCGACGACCTGCGCCGCGCCCGTCCCACGGTGTTCTTCGGCGTGCCGCGGATCTGGACCAAGTTCCAGATGGGCGTCTATTCCAAGATGCCGGCCAGGAAACTGGACTTCCTGCTATCCATCCCGCTGCTCGGTCGCCTGATCGGGCGCAAGGTGCTGCGTGGCCTGGGCCTGGACGCGGTGCGCTACGCGCTGTCCGGCGCCGCGCCGGTGCCCGAGGCACTGCTCAACTGGTATCGCCGCCTGGGCCTGGAGCTGCAGGAGGTCTACGGCATGACCGAGAACTGCGGCTATTCCCACGTGTGCCGCCCCGGCAAGTTCAAGCAGGGCTGGATCGGCCAGAACAACCCGGGCGTCGAGGTGCGCATCAGCGAGGTGGGCGAGGTGCTGGTGCGCAGCGGCTCGACCATGCAGGGCTACTACAAGGAGCCGGGCAAGACCGCCGAGACGCTGACCGAGGATGGCTTCCTGCGCACCGGCGACAAGGGCGAGCAGGATGCCGAGGGCAATCTGCGCCTGACCGGGCGGATCAAGGAAATCTTCAAGACCAGCAAGGGCAAGTACGTGGCCCCGGCGCCGATCGAAAACCGCCTGGCGGTGCACAGCCATATCGAACAGGTCTGCGTGGTCGGTGACGGCCTGCCGCAGCCGCTGGCCCTGTGCGTGCTCTCCGAGGCCGGGCGCAAGGAGCCGCGCGAGCAGCTGGAGGGCAGCCTCAAGCGCCTGCTGGAGGAAACCAACCTGGCCCTGGACAAGCACGAGCAGCTCAACGGCCTGGTGCTGGTGCCCGAGGTCTGGGCGGTGGACAACGGCTTCCTGACGCCGACCCTGAAGATCAAGCGGGCTTCGGTGGAGAACGCCTATGGCCCGCACTTCGATGCCTGGGGGCAGCGCCGCGAAGGGGTGGTTTGGCATCAGCAGGCCGGCTGAGTCGCGCGGCCCCGGAAAAGGCCCGGTCCCGCGACCGGGCCTTTTGCTTTGGGGCAACGCCTGTTTCGGTGCGAGAATCCGCGCCTGCCGCCGACAGGAGAGACGATGAACCGCGATGCCTACAACAAGGTCGCCCAGCAGTGGGGCGAGGCGCGCTCGGGCTTCTTCAAGAACGAGCGCCACTACCTGGACACGCTGCTGGCTCCGCTGCCGCCGGGTTCCACCGTCCTCGACCTGGGCTGCGGCACGGGGCGGCCGATGGCCGAGCAGGTGGTCGCCAGCGGCCATCGGGTGATCGGTGTGGACCAGTCCGAGGCGATGCTCGAGCAGGCCCGCCGGCGCCTGCCGGACCAGTGCTGGCTGCTGTCGCCGATGGAGCACTACGTGCCGGACCGGGACTTCCAGGCGGCGATCATCTGGGACTCGATCTTTCACCTGCCGCGCTGCGAGCATGCGGGGATCCTGCAGCGGGTCGTCGAGCGGCTGCCCGGTGGCGGCCGGCTGATGCTGACGGTGGGCGGCTCCAGCCATCCGGCGTTCACCGACTTCATGTTCGGCGTGGAATTCTTCTACGACTCCAACCTGCCGGAAGAGACCGAACAGATCCTGCGCGATTGTGGCTGCCGGCTGCTGATCGGTGAGTTCATGAACCTGCCTGACGGCGCTCGCAACAAGGGCCGCTACGCGATAGTCGCGGAAAAGTGCTGAGGCTCCCGGGGCAAAAAAAAGCCCGGCCATGCGGCCGGGCGAAGCACTACTCCGCAGGAGCGAAGGGGATCAGGCAATCTCTGCCAAAGCTTGAATCTGCTGCTGCGCCGCCACCTCGCCGATCACCAGGATCGCCGGGCTCTTCAGCGCAAAATCGCTGGCCGTCTGCTGCATGCCGGCCAGGGTGCTGCGGCACTCGCGCTGCTGCGGCAGCGAGGCGTTCTCAATCATCGCCACCGGCATGTCGGCGCGCATGCCGCCGGCCAGCAGGCTGTCGCGTACCTCGGGCAGCTTGGCCACGCCCATGTACACCACCAGGGTGGTGCCGCCCTGGGCCAGGGCTTGCCAGTTCAGGCTGCTGTCGTCCTGGGTGTGGGCGGTGACCAGGGTCACGCCGCGGGCCACGCCGCGCAGGGTCAGGGGGATGCCGCACTGGGTGGCGCCGGCCAGGCCGGCGGTGATGCCGTTGACCATCTCCACCTCGATGCCATGCGCGGCCAGCCAGTCGGCTTCCTCGCTGCCACGGCCGAAGATGCACGGGTCGCCACCCTTCAGACGCACCACGCACTTGCCCTGGCGCGCATAGCGCAGCATCAGCCGGTGGATGAAAGCCTGCGGCGTGGAGCGGCAGCCGCCGCGCTTGCCCACCGGCACCACACGCGCCGCCGGGCAGTGTTCCAGCACGGCCGGGTTGACCAGGTCGTCGATCATCACGATCTCGGCCCGGTTGAGGGCCCTCACCGCCTTGAGGGTCAGTAGTTCCGGGTCGCCGGGGCCGGCGCCCACCAGCCAGACTTTTGCACTCATGCTTCTACTCCTCAGGCTTGCACGGCGATGGCCGCCACGCGGGTGGCCAGCAGTCGCTTGATTTCCGGCACGCACGAGCCGCAGCTGGTGCCGCATTTCAGCTCGCGCTTGAGGCCGTCCAGGTCCAGGCCGCGTTCGATTCCGGCGCATACCGCGTCCTGGCTGACGTTCATGCAGTTGCACAGCACCTTGCTGGCCTTGAGGCCGCCGCCCGGCGGCGTCGGCAGCGGAGCCAGCAGCCAGCGGCGCAGCTCGGCGTCACTGCTGCCCTGTTCCCACAGGCCCTTGAGCCAGTCGCGGGCGGCAATCTCGCCGGCCAGGCGCACGGCGACGATGCGCCCGCCCTCGGTGCGTAGGCGCTTGCCCACGCCGCGCCGGGGGTCGTCGTAGGCCATCACCGGGCCCTGGTCGAGGCCGAGCAGGGCGTCGATCTGCGCCAGCAGCTCGGCGTCCGGCGCCGTCGTGGCGGCGGCCTTGAGCAGCAGGGCCGGTCGCTGTTCGCGGCCGGTGGGCGCCAGGCTGGCGTAGGCGAAACGCTCGAACAGCGGGCGCAGGGCGGTGAAGCGGCGCTGCACGTCGCCCTCGACCAGGGCGAAGAACTGCCAGGGCAGCTCGGCGCGCTCGACCTGCACGGCGCTGAGCTTCAGCTCCGGCTGCTTGGACAGCGGGTCGAAGGCCGACTGGGTCAGCACGTTGGTGCCCAGACCCTTGAGGAAACGGTCGCCCCAGTGCATCGGCAGGTAGGCCTGGCCCGCTTGCAGGCTGTCGTCGGCCTGCACCGGCAGGATCAGGCCGCCGCGCCGGCTGCGCAGCCGGATCAGCTCGCCGGACTGCAGGCCGCGCCGCGCCAGCTCGTCCGGGTGCAGGCCGAGCACCGCTTCCGGCGCGTGGCCGAACAGCCGTGCGGCGGTGCCGGTGCGGCTCATGCCGTGCCACTGGTCGCGCAGGCGGCCGGTGTTGAGCAGCAGGGGGAAGTCCGCCACCGGGCGTTCCTGGGCCGGCCGGTAAGGGTCGGCGACGAACTGTGCGCGGCCGCTGGCGGTGGGGAAGAGGCCGTTCCCGTACAGACGCGCGGTGCCCTGGCGGGCGCCGGCCGGGAAGGGCCATTGTTGCGGACCTTGGTCGTCCAGGATGGCGTAGCTGAGACCGGAGAGGTCCAGGTCGCGTCCCTGGGTCAGGTGCTTGTACTCCTCGAACAGCATTTCCGCGTCGAGGAAGGCGAACAGGCTTGGCAGGCCGGGGCGTTGCAGTTGTTCCAGGCGACGGGCGAAGTCGCAGACGATCGCCCAGTCCGGCCGCGCCTCTGCGGGCGCTGGCACGGCGCGGCGCACATGGCTGATGCGCCGCTCGGAGTTGGTCACGCTGCCTTCTTTTTCGCCCCAGCTGGCGGCCGGGAGCAGAAGGTCGGCGTAGTGGCAGGTCTCGGTGGTGAAGAAGGCTTCCTGCACCACCACGAAGGGGCACCGCGCCAGGGCCTCGTGGATCTTCTGCTGGTCCGGCAGCGACTGCGCGGGGTTGGTGCAGGCGATCCACAGGGCCTTGATCTTGCCGGCGCGCACCGCCTCGAACAGTTCCACGGCGCTGAGCCCCGGGGTTTCCGGCAGGCTGTCCACGCCCCAGTAACGGGCCACTTCGGCGCGGTGCTCGGGGTTGGCCGCCTCCCGGTGGCCAGGCAGCAGGTTGGACAGGCTGCCGGTCTCGCGGCCGCCCATGGCGTTGGGCTGGCCGGTGAGGGAGAAGGGGCCGGCGCCGACCCGGCCTATCTGTCCCGTGGCCAGGTGCAGGTTGATCAGGGCGCTGTTCTTGGCACTGCCGGCGCTGGACTGGTTGAGGCCCATGCACCACAGCGAGAGGAAGGCCGGCGATTGACCGATCAGCTCGGCGGCGCGGCGCAGCTCGCTCTCGTCGATGCCGCACAGGCGCGCCACTTCGCTCGGCGGGTAGTCGGCGGCCAGCCCGCGCAGGGCCTCGAAGCCCTCGGTGTGGGCGTCGATATAGGCCGGGTCGTAGTCGCCGTTGGCCAGCAGCAGGTGCAGCAGGCCGTGGAACAGCGCCACGTCGGTGCCCGGGGCGATGGCCAGATGCAGGTCGGCCAGCTCGCAGGTATCGGTGCGGCGCGGGTCGACCACGATGATCTTCATTTCGGGCCGCGCGGCCTTGGCCGCTTCCAGGCGGCGGAACAGGATCGGGTGGGCATAGGCCATGTTGCTGCCGGCGATCAGCAGGCAGTCGGCCTGCTCGATGTCCTCGTAGCTGCAGGGCGGGGCGTCGGCGCCCAGGCTGCGCTTGTAGCCGACCACCGCCGAGCTCATGCACAGGCGCGAGTTGCTGTCGATATTGTTGGTGCCGACCAGGGCGCGGGCCAGCTTGTTGAAGGCGTAGTAGTCCTCGGTCAGCAGCTGGCCGGAGATGTAGAAGGCGACGCTGTCCGGGCCGTGCTCGCGGATGGTCTCGGCGAATACGCTGGCGGCGTGGTCGAGGGCGCTGTCCCAGTCGGTGCGGGCGCGGGCGAGATTCTTGCCCAGGCGCAGCTCGGGGGAGAGGGCGCGGGCGTCGAGGTCGCCGGTCAGGTGCAGGGACGAGCCCTTGCTGCACAGGCGGCCGAAGTTGGCCGGGTGGCTGGGGTCGCCCTGCACGCCGAGGATCTTCTCGCCATCGTGCTCGATCAGCACGCCGCAGCCGACGCCGCAGTAGCAGCAGGTGGCTGCTGTGGTTTGCAGGGTCGCTTCAGGCACGGGCGGCATCCTTCTCGGCGAGGCCGGCCGCCTCCAGGCTGGCGCGGCCGAACATCAGGTGATCGCGCATGCGGCCGATGTCGACGCCCTCGCGGATTTGCTGGAAATACCAGCTGCCGTCCAGGGTGTCGCCGTACAGGCAGCCGCCGACCAGCACGTCGTCCTTGATCACCAGTTTCTTGTACACGCTGCCGATGGGGTCGGAGAGGGTGATGGTCTCGGTGCCGTCGCCGCCCATGAAGTCGCCGGCGGAGAA
This DNA window, taken from Pseudomonas alcaligenes, encodes the following:
- a CDS encoding DUF4389 domain-containing protein, translated to MSDESKELERESIGLRIVWMVIFAIVWQLAEIVLAGVVLLQLGYRLFYGAPNAGLQGFGDSLSQYLQQIGRFGTFNSEEKPWPFADWPTPRAPQDNEPHSIPPAPHPVRDEEPKL
- the sixA gene encoding phosphohistidine phosphatase SixA, whose amino-acid sequence is MKLWLLRHGEAEPRARSDAERALTERGRKEVRKSAERLRGQALAHILVSPYRRAQQSAELVREALGLSLPLTTVDWATPDDSPRNAVLQLDQYAGDCLLVSHNPLLGSLGGLLVHGYLQEPLALHTASLVELEGESSVPGLMTLKSLYHPH
- the fabB gene encoding beta-ketoacyl-ACP synthase I; protein product: MRRVVITGLGIVSCLGNDKDTVSANLRAGKAGIRFNPEYAEMGLRSQVSGSVDLNLEELIDRKVLRFMGDAAAYAYLSMEQAIKDAGLSLEEISHPRVGLIAGSGGASTLNQMEAIDILREKGVKRIGPYRVPRTMGSTVSACLATPFQIKGVNYSISSACATSAHCIGHAMEQIQMGKQDMVFAGGGEEEHWSQSCLFDAMGALSTQYNKTPEKASRAYDAKRDGFVIAGGGGMVVVEELEHALKRGAKIYAEIVGYGATSDGYDMVAPSGEGAVRCMQQALATVSAPIDYLNTHGTSTPVGDTAEARAVREVFGAKAPAISSTKSLSGHSLGAAGVHEAIYCLLMMQGGFIAGSANIEEIDPELADLPIQRQTRDAQLNTVMSNSFGFGGTNATLILQRYQG
- a CDS encoding ATP-binding protein is translated as MTFGRKWDIHTRTQLISVGPALLLTLLLTGLFTHSRLQDLRAEIDQTGQRVADQLAPAAEHGIAAGNPQALETLLRATLKTPHVRFLEVRDKAENILVYVERHGEDSTARVEVFHAPIEQAAANGTDEQYLGRVVVGMSDEAFTSRQQTILFKATVLALFALLLTFLLARQLARRLAGPIIEMGRALQAIKAGDYHTSLPETDTSELGDLARHINNLAAELAQASREQHSAMQQLIQTREQAEQASRAKSDFLAMMSHELRTPMNGVLGMLQLLETTEMTGEQAEYAALATESTEHLLKVINDILDFSRIERGALELERIPFNLLELLQGSIQVFQHSAQQRGLYLRLENQAGLEDFEVQGDPTRIRQILVNLLGNALKFTEEGGIRIETRWQPLDNEVLWFTCAVHDSGIGIAPQRLEHMFDAFQQADTSISRRYGGTGLGLSIARTLAERMGGTLHASSQEGVGSVFTLEIPLPFSPRHSIAMPSPEDDSQSGDGQEVLLVEDNPVNQTVIEAMLRSLGYRVTLVGDGAQAVGSFDAQRFAAVLMDCRLPVMDGYEATRQIRRLHPHGGTPIIALTANALQGDREACLQAGMNDYLAKPFKRADLERILLRWLGKRTTAGAGMLESGE
- the cobA gene encoding uroporphyrinogen-III C-methyltransferase; this translates as MSAKVWLVGAGPGDPELLTLKAVRALNRAEIVMIDDLVNPAVLEHCPAARVVPVGKRGGCRSTPQAFIHRLMLRYARQGKCVVRLKGGDPCIFGRGSEEADWLAAHGIEVEMVNGITAGLAGATQCGIPLTLRGVARGVTLVTAHTQDDSSLNWQALAQGGTTLVVYMGVAKLPEVRDSLLAGGMRADMPVAMIENASLPQQRECRSTLAGMQQTASDFALKSPAILVIGEVAAQQQIQALAEIA
- a CDS encoding AMP-binding protein, producing MASAVRLPLEVFFERESRHPNKTYLIQPLGAGQVEQLTWAEVGEQARRAASWLRSLELEQGSKIAIISKNCAHWIVADLAIWMAGHVSVPLYPNLTAESVRQVLEHAEARVAFIGKLDDWPAMAPGVPEQVTTVALPLHPHGRYDRTWQDLQVCAPIQDTPRPRAEQLATIIYTSGTTGMPKGVMHNFGNFGFTASHATELFGVREDDRVLSYLPLCHVAERMFVELNSLYSGLTVYFAESLDTFLDDLRRARPTVFFGVPRIWTKFQMGVYSKMPARKLDFLLSIPLLGRLIGRKVLRGLGLDAVRYALSGAAPVPEALLNWYRRLGLELQEVYGMTENCGYSHVCRPGKFKQGWIGQNNPGVEVRISEVGEVLVRSGSTMQGYYKEPGKTAETLTEDGFLRTGDKGEQDAEGNLRLTGRIKEIFKTSKGKYVAPAPIENRLAVHSHIEQVCVVGDGLPQPLALCVLSEAGRKEPREQLEGSLKRLLEETNLALDKHEQLNGLVLVPEVWAVDNGFLTPTLKIKRASVENAYGPHFDAWGQRREGVVWHQQAG
- the fabA gene encoding 3-hydroxyacyl-[acyl-carrier-protein] dehydratase FabA, whose translation is MTQQNAYTREELLACSRGELFGPGNAQLPAPNMLMIDRIVHISETGGKYGKGEIVAELDINPDLWFFACHFEGDPVMPGCLGLDAMWQLVGFYLGWQGNPGRGRALGSGEVKFFGQVLPTAKKITYNIHIKRTINRSLILGIADGSVAVDGREIYSAEGLRVGLFTSTDSF
- a CDS encoding trans-aconitate 2-methyltransferase — its product is MNRDAYNKVAQQWGEARSGFFKNERHYLDTLLAPLPPGSTVLDLGCGTGRPMAEQVVASGHRVIGVDQSEAMLEQARRRLPDQCWLLSPMEHYVPDRDFQAAIIWDSIFHLPRCEHAGILQRVVERLPGGGRLMLTVGGSSHPAFTDFMFGVEFFYDSNLPEETEQILRDCGCRLLIGEFMNLPDGARNKGRYAIVAEKC
- a CDS encoding NAD(P)H-dependent glycerol-3-phosphate dehydrogenase, with the translated sequence MTEQQPVAVLGGGSFGTAIANLLAANGQRVLQWMRDPEQAEAMRTQRENPRYLKGIKLLPGVEPVTDLPTTLAACELVFVAIPSSALRKALQPVAGLLAGKLLVSTTKGIEAEGFKLMSQILAEVAPQARIGVLSGPNLAREIAEHALTATVIASEDEELCQRVQSALHGRTFRVYASRDSFGVELGGALKNVYAIIAGMAVALGMGENTKSMLITRALAEMTRFAVKLGANPMTFLGLAGVGDLIVTCSSPKSRNFQVGHALGEGLSLEDAVARLGEVAEGVNTLKVLKHKAEELQVYMPLVAGLHAILFEGRTLEQVIQALMRGEPKTDVDFISPSGF